Proteins from a single region of Ailuropoda melanoleuca isolate Jingjing chromosome 15, ASM200744v2, whole genome shotgun sequence:
- the ELFN2 gene encoding LOW QUALITY PROTEIN: protein phosphatase 1 regulatory subunit 29 (The sequence of the model RefSeq protein was modified relative to this genomic sequence to represent the inferred CDS: deleted 1 base in 1 codon) codes for MLRLGLCAAALLCVCRPGAVRADCWLIEGDKGYVWLAICSQNQPPYETIPQHINSTVHDLRLNENKLKAVLYSSLNRFGNLTDLNLTKNEISYIEDGAFLGQSSLQVLQLGYNKLSNLTEGMLRGMGRLQFLFVQHNLIEVVTPAAFSECPSLISIDLSSNRLSRLDGATFASLASLMVCELAGNPFNCECDLFGFLAWLVVFNNVTKNYDRLQCESPREFAGYPLLVPRPYHSLNAITVLQAKCRNGSLPARPASHPTPYSTDAQREPDENSGFNPDEILSVEPPASSTTDASAGPAIKLHHVTFTSATLVVIIPHPYSKMYVLVQYNNSYFSDVMTLKNKKEIVTLDKLRAHTEYTFCVTSLRNSRRFNHTCLTFTTRDPVPGDLAPSTSTTTHYIMTILGCLFGMVIVLGAVYYCLRKRRMQEEKQKSVKVKKTILEMRYGADVDAGSVVHAAQKLGEPPVLPVSCMASIPSMIGEKLPTSKGLEAGLDTPKVATKGNYIEVRTGTGGDGLARPEDDLPDLENGQGSAAEISTIAKEVDKVNQIINNCIDALKLDSASFLGGGGGSGDPELAFECQSLPVAAAAAASSAATPGVLERPSFLSPPYKESSHHPLQRQLSADAAVARKTCSVSSSGSIKSAKVFSLDVPDHPAAAGLAKGDSKYIEKGSPLNSPLDRLPLVPAGSGGGGGGGGGVHHLEVKPAFHCSEHRHSFPALYYEEGADSLSQRVSFLKPLTRSKRDSTYSQLSPRHYYSGYSSSPEYSSESTHKIWERFRPYKKHHHEEVYVAAGHALRKKVQFAKDEDLHDILDYWKGVSAQQKL; via the exons ATGCTGCGCCTGGGGCTGTGCGCCGCCGCGCTGCTGTGCGTGTGCCGGCCGGGCGCCGTGCGCGCCGACTGCTGGCTCATCGAGGGCGACAAGGGGTACGTGTGGCTGGCCATCTGCAGCCAGAACCAGCCGCCCTACGAGACCATCCCGCAGCACATCAACAGCACCGTGCACGACCTGCGGCTCAACGAGAACAAGCTCAAG GCCGTGCTCTACTCCTCGCTCAACCGCTTCGGGAACCTCACCGACCTCAACCTCACCAAGAACGAGATCTCCTACATCGAGGACGGCGCCTTCCTGGGCCAGTCGAGCCTGCAGGTGCTGCAGCTGGGCTACAACAAGCTCAGCAACCTGACCGAGGGCATGCTGCGCGGCATGGGCCGCCTGCAGTTCCTCTTCGTGCAGCACAACCTCATCGAGGTGGTGACGCCCGCCGCCTTCTCCGAGTGCCCCAGCCTCATCAGCATCGACCTGTCCTCCAACCGCCTCAGCCGCCTGGACGGCGCCACCTTCGCCAGCCTGGCCAGCCTCATGGTGTGCGAGCTGGCCGGCAACCCCTTCAACTGCGAGTGTGACCTCTTTGGCTTCCTGGCCTGGCTGGTGGTGTTCAACAACGTCACCAAGAACTACGACCGCCTGCAGTGCGAGTCCCCGCGCGAGTTCGCCGGCTACCCGCTGCTGGTGCCGCGGCCCTACCACAGCCTCAACGCCATCACCGTGCTCCAGGCCAAGTGCCGCAACGGCTCGCTGCCCGCCCggcccgccagccaccccacGCCCTACTCCACCGACGCCCAGAGGGAGCCCGACGAGAACTCGGGCTTCAACCCCGACGAGATCCTCTCGGTGGAGCCGCCGGCCTCGTCCACCACGGACGCGTCTGCGGGGCCCGCCATCAAGCTGCACCACGTCACCTTCACCTCGGCCACGCTGGTGGTCATCATCCCGCACCCCTACAGCAAGATGTACGTGCTGGTCCAGTACAACAACAGCTACTTCTCCGACGTCATGACGCTCAAGAACAAGAAGGAGATCGTCACGCTTGACAAGCTGCGGGCGCACACCGAGTACACCTTCTGCGTGACGTCGCTGCGCAACAGCCGCCGCTTCAACCACACCTGCCTGACCTTCACCACGCGGGACCCCGTCCCCGGCGACCTGGCGCCCagcacctccaccaccacccactACATCATGACCATCCTGGGCTGCCTCTTCGGCATGGTCATCGTGCTGGGCGCCGTCTACTACTGCCTGCGCAAGCGCCGCatgcaggaggagaagcagaagtcGGTCAAGGTCAAGAAAACCATCCTGGAGATGCGCTACGGGGCGGACGTGGATGCCGGCTCTGTGGTGCACGCTGCCCAGAAGCTGGGCGAACCCCCCGTGCTGCCCGTGTCCTGCATGGCCTCCATCCCCTCCATGATCGGGGAGAAGCTGCCCACCTCCAAGGGGCTGGAGGCCGGGCTGGACACACCCAAGGTGGCCACCAAGGGCAACTACATTGAGGTGCGCACGGGCACGGGCGGGGACGGCCTGGCCCGGCCGGAGGATGACCTCCCGGACCTGGAGAATGGCCAGGGCTCGGCCGCTGAGATCTCCACCATCGCCAAGGAGGTGGACAAGGTCAACCAGATCATTAACAACTGCATCGACGCCCTCAAGCTGGACTCGGCCTCCTTCCTGGGGGGCGGTGGCGGCAGCGGGGACCCCGAGCTGGCCTTTGAGTGCCAGTCCCTCCCCGtggccgccgccgctgccgcctcCTCGGCAGCGACCCCGGGGGTGCTGGAGCGGCCCAGCTTCCTCTCACCCCCCTACAAGGAGAGCTCCCACCACCCGCTCCAGCGCCAGCTGAGCGCTGACGCCGCCGTGGCCCGCAAGACCTGCAGCGTGTCCTCCAGCGGCTCCATCAAGAGCGCCAAGGTCTTCAGCCTGGACGTGCCCGACCACCCAGCGGCCGCGGGGCTGGCCAAGGGCGACTCCAAGTACATCGAGAAGGGCAGCCCCCTCAACAGCCCGCTGGACCGGCTCCCACTGGTGCCGGCGGGCAGCGGtgggggcggcggcgggggcggcggcgtCCACCACCTGGAGGTGAAGCCCGCCTTCCACTGCAGCGAGCACCGGCACAGCTTCCCGGCCTTGTACTACGAGGAGGGCGCCGACAGCCTGAGCCAGCGCGTGTCCTTCCTCAAGCCGCTGACCCGCTCCAAGCGGGACTCCACCTACTCGCAGCTCTCCCCCAGACACTACTACTCAGGTTACTCCTCCAGCCCTGAGTACTCCTCCGAGAGCACGCACAAGATCTGGGAGCGCTTCCGGCCCTACAAGAAGCACCACCATGAGGAGGTGTACGTGGCAGCCGGCCACGCCCTGCGCAAGAAGGTCCAGTTCGCCAAGGACGAGGACCTGCACGACATCCTCGATTACTGGAAAGGGGTCTCGGCCCAGCAGAAGCTGTGA